The following proteins are encoded in a genomic region of Streptococcus cristatus AS 1.3089:
- a CDS encoding nicotinate phosphoribosyltransferase, protein MFLDDSLTLHTDLYQINMMQVYFNEGIHNKRAVFEVYFRKNPFNNGYAVFAGLERIVAYLNDLKFSQTDLDYLASLGYNGAFLEYLRDFKMQLTVRSAKEGDLVFANEPIVQVEGPLAQCQLVETAILNIVNFQTLIATKAARIRSVIEDEPLMEFGTRRAQEMDAAIWGTRAAVIGGANGTSNVRAGKLFDIPVLGTHAHALVQVYGNDYEAFKAYASTHRDCVFLVDTYDTLRIGVPTAIRVAREFGDKINFLGVRIDSGDLAYISKKVRQQLDEAGFPNAKIYASNDLDENTILNLKMQKAKIDVWGVGTKLITAYDQPALGAVYKIVAIEDENGHLRNTIKLSNNAEKVSTPGKKQVWRITSREKGKSEGDYITYDGVDVTHLAELEMFHPTYTYINKTVKNFDAVPLLVDIYKEGQLVYELPSLSEIQDYARREFDKLWDEYKRVLNPQDYPVDLARDIWQDKMDLIDQMRKKAYQTGAEK, encoded by the coding sequence ATGTTTCTAGATGACAGTTTGACTTTACATACAGACTTATATCAAATCAATATGATGCAGGTTTATTTCAACGAGGGTATCCATAATAAGCGTGCTGTTTTTGAAGTCTATTTTCGCAAGAATCCTTTCAATAATGGCTATGCCGTTTTTGCGGGCTTAGAGAGGATTGTGGCTTATCTGAATGATTTGAAATTCAGTCAGACAGATTTGGACTATTTAGCGTCCTTGGGCTATAACGGAGCTTTCTTAGAGTATTTACGTGATTTCAAGATGCAGCTGACCGTGCGTTCTGCTAAAGAAGGAGATTTGGTTTTTGCCAATGAACCGATTGTTCAGGTCGAAGGGCCGCTGGCACAATGTCAGTTGGTGGAAACAGCGATTTTAAATATCGTGAATTTCCAAACCTTGATTGCGACCAAGGCAGCTCGCATCCGCTCTGTGATCGAAGATGAGCCGTTGATGGAGTTTGGTACCCGTCGTGCTCAGGAGATGGATGCAGCGATTTGGGGTACTCGGGCAGCTGTTATAGGTGGGGCCAACGGTACCAGCAATGTTCGGGCTGGCAAGCTCTTTGATATTCCTGTTCTGGGGACGCATGCCCATGCACTTGTGCAGGTTTATGGCAATGATTACGAGGCTTTTAAGGCTTATGCGAGCACTCATCGGGACTGTGTGTTCTTGGTAGACACCTACGATACCCTTCGGATCGGGGTTCCTACGGCCATCCGTGTAGCGCGTGAATTTGGGGATAAAATCAATTTCTTGGGTGTGCGGATCGATTCTGGAGACCTAGCCTATATTTCCAAAAAAGTTCGCCAGCAGTTGGATGAAGCGGGCTTCCCAAATGCTAAAATCTACGCTTCCAATGATTTGGATGAGAATACCATCCTCAACTTGAAAATGCAAAAGGCCAAGATTGATGTCTGGGGCGTAGGGACCAAGCTGATAACTGCCTACGATCAGCCAGCTCTGGGTGCGGTTTACAAGATTGTAGCGATTGAAGATGAGAATGGGCACTTGCGCAATACCATCAAGCTGTCTAACAATGCTGAAAAGGTTTCGACTCCGGGCAAGAAGCAGGTTTGGCGGATTACCAGCCGTGAAAAAGGCAAGTCTGAGGGCGATTACATCACTTATGATGGCGTTGACGTTACCCATCTGGCAGAGCTGGAGATGTTCCATCCGACTTATACTTATATCAATAAAACAGTCAAGAATTTCGATGCGGTGCCGCTCTTGGTGGATATTTATAAAGAAGGTCAGCTCGTTTACGAGTTGCCGAGTCTATCAGAGATTCAGGATTATGCCCGCCGAGAATTTGACAAACTCTGGGACGAATACAAGCGGGTCCTCAATCCACAAGATTATCCGGTCGATTTGGCGCGTGATATTTGGCAGGACAAGATGGACTTGATTGACCAGATGCGCAAGAAAGCCTACCAAACAGGAGCAGAAAAATGA